CAACGTGGTGTTGGTGGCGTCCGACCCGGATATGACTGCTGTGCCGGCCGATATGCTGAAGGAAAATGACAAGCTGGTGTGTCTGGGTGGTAACACCTCCGACGAATCCTACCTGAACGCGTACTCTGTGCTGAAAGTGGCCGAATACGAAAACGTAGACGCGCTGCACCCAGGTATCGGCTTCCTGTCTGAGAGCCCACAGTTTGCTGCCCTGTGCGTAAACAATGGTGTTAACTTCGTCGGTCCAAGCGTGCACTCCATGACCACCATGGGTAACAAGTCCAACGCAATCAAGACCTCTCAGGCGCAAAACGTACCCGTGGTTCCAGGCTCACACGGTATTCTGTCCAACGCCGAACAGGCGGTGAACGTGGCCAGTGAAATCGGCTACCCAGTGCTGCTCAAAGCGGTACAAGGCGGCGGTGGTAAGGGTATCCAGGTGGTAAAACGCCCAGAGGATATGATCCCACTGTTTATGAAGACCTCTACCGAAGCGGCTGCGGCATTCGGTAACGGTGACCTGTACCTCGAGAAGTACGTGACATCGCTGCGCCACATCGAAGTGCAGTTGCTGCGCGACAAGTTTGGCAACGCCAAGGTATTGGGTCTGCGTGACTGCTCGGTTCAGCGCAATAACCAAAAGGTGATTGAAGAGTCAGGCTCTACCATGCTGCCACCTGAGCTGAAGCAGCAGGTGATGGCTTACACCAAGTCGCTGGGTGATGCCGTGGACTACATGGGTGCAGGTACTGTGGAGTTTATCTACAACCTGGATGCCAATGAAGTTTACTTCATGGAAATGAACACCCGTCTGCAGGTAGAGCACCCTGTGACTGAGGCCACCTCAGGTATTGATATTGTGTCTGCCCAGTTTGATATCGCTGCGGGTCGTTCCATCGAAGATCTGGAGCCTCAGGAAATTGGTTACGCCATGGAAGTGCGTGTAACTGCCGAGAAGGCCGCTCTGGACAGCAATGGCGTACTGCAACTGGTGCCAAACCCAGGCAAGATCACCGAGTGCGTGATGCCAGAGCGTGACGATGTGGAAATTATCTCCATCGCCGCCGAAGGCAAGGAAGTATCGCCATACTACGACAGCCTGATAGCCCAGATCATCATCCGTGGTGAGTCCCGTGAAGACGTGGTCACCAAGATGTACGACTATCTGGACAGCGTCGTGATTAAAGGCATTGCCACTAACATTCCGCTGCTCAAGCGTATCCTTAAGGATGCCACCTTCAACGAAGGCGTGTATGACACCAACTACCTGCCTCGTCTGATGGCTGAGCTGGATATCCCTGAGCTTATCGCCGAGATGGAAGCTGCTGCCGAAACCCAGGGCGTGGATACCGAGTCTCTGCGTGTGGGTGACTCCAACGAGCTGAAAGTATTGGCTCAGGGCGCGGGTATCTTCTACAGCTCGCCTGCTCCGGGTGAACCTGAGTTTGTCCGTGAAGGTGACATTGTGACCACCGACACCACTCTGGCGCTGACCGAAGCGATGAAGATGTTCTCCCAGGTCACTCTGGCAAGCTTTAACCGCAAGGGCGCCGTGCTCTATCCGGAAGACAAGAAGTATCGCATCGAGCGTATTCTGAATACCAACGGTCAACAGGTATCTCAGGGCGATCTGCTGTTTGTGGTCTCTCCTGTAGAAGACTGATAGCGGCTGACATAACGCCATCATGAGCCGGGTTGTAAAACCCGGTAAAAACCCGCCCCCGAGGCGGGTTTTTTATTGACTGTCCCCACAAGAAACGGTGTTTGCTACATATTATGCAAAACCGTGCCTTTATGAATGTGTTACAAATATATACAGTTACGGTTAAAGTCACTTTTGGGCAGGTCTTTCATCGTTGAACCTGCTGCGTTCAATACGGCAATGATCACAAAAAGATTCTAAGCTGTTGGTAACGCGATAGATAAAGCGCGCGATAGCCGGGGAGAGTCAATTTGCACAAATTCGTAGCAGCAGGCCTTATCGGGCTGATGTTTGCGGGATGGGCACACGGAGAAGCGGCCGTCAGGTTCAGTGGGTTTGGCAGCCTTGGCGTCATCTACAATGACAGTGACAACCTTGCCTTTCACCGCGATTACACCACGTATTCCGTGGGACAGGGGTGGTCCACCGCTGGGGATACCCTGCTGGGGCTACAGCTCAACGCCGAGATTTCTGGCAGCTTTGATGCTGTGGCTCAGATGGTGTTTAAAGACAGAGTCAGCAACAGACTTTCAGACAATCTGGAATGGTTGTTCCTGCGTTATCGCCCCAACAATAACTGGGCATTCAGGGCTGGTCGATTGGGGCTCGATCTATACATGCTTACCGAGTACAGAGATGTGGGCTACGCCTACTCCTGGGTTCGGCCCATTCCTGAGTTTTATAATCTCATCTCGTCCATCAGTCGCTATGAAGGGGCCGACATCACCTATCGGCGGGATCTAGGCGAGCTTAACTTCGAGGCCAAGTTGGCCTTTGGCGAAACCGATGTGGAACTGGAAGGGCCCGAGCAGGATGTGCTGCTGACTCTGGACAACATCATGGCCCTGACTCTGTCGCTCTCGGGCGACGATTGGCTGATGCGTGCCGCTATGGCGCAGGCCTATACGTCCGGAACCAATGCCGATACCGAAATGCTGTTGGATGCGTTGCGAGCTGTGCCTGCCACTCTTTGGCCGCAGGCCGGGGCACTGGCTCAGGACATTGCCTTTGACAATATGCTTTCGCGTTACTATGCCCTCGGCTTCCAATTCGATGATGGCCAGTGGATTGTGCAATCGGAGCTTGGATACACAGAATCCGATTGGCGTTTGCTGCAGCCCTATGTGTCGGGTTACTTCAGTGTGGGGCGGCGATTTGACGATCTTACGTTCTACGCCGTATATGCGCAGGTAGAAAACACGAGGGAGGCGCCCGAGATTGAACTGCCGACTTCATTGCCTTATTTGCCTGAACCTGAAAGGAACGCCTTGCTGACGCTGCATCAAGCCGCCCAATACAGTTATCAGGTGTCCCGTCTGGCACAGAGTACCTATTCACTGGGCCTGAGATGGGATTTTTACGAAGACATGGCGTTAAAGCTGCAATGGGATCACTCGGAAATAGACCCCAAGGGTTCGAGTCTCTGGGTTCGGGCATATCCCATGGGCCATGATGACAGGGTCAATCTGTTTTCCGTTAATCTGAGTTTTACCTTCTGACTATGAAACGATTAATCATCAGTTTGATAGCTTGGTTACTCGTCTGCTTTCCTGTCAGAGCAGACGATGCCCTGTATGTGGTGGTGAATACGACAAACGGCATTGAAAATTTGAGTCATCATGAAGTGGTAGATATTTTTATGGGACGCGACCGAACGTTTCCGGACGGAAACAAGGTCACAGTATTCGATAACAGCAGTGACACCGAGACCCGGGCATTATTCTACAGACAGCTGGTCAATCGCAGCCTGGCACAGGTAAGCAGTTACTGGGCACGATTGCAGTTTTCGGCACGAGTCACACAACCCAGGGAAATAGGCCAGCGGCAAGCCTTGCTTGAGTTGATGAACAGCACCCCCTCAGGTATTACTTTTGTCAAAAGCACTGAACTGGACCCGGCATTAAAGGTGGTATACAAATTTGATCCCTAATCGCCAGAAGCTTTATGTCAAAGTTGCTGTTGCCATCGCGGTGGGAGCCTTTCTCGCGGCAGTGGTCGCCTGCCTCTATTTTTTCTGGGATGCGCGGGAAACCAAACTCAGGGAAGTCAAAAACCAACTTGGACAAATTGCCTTAACGGTGCAAAAAACTGCCTCAGTTGCCCTCTATGTCAAGGACGTGGAGCTGGGTAAAGAAATCGTTGAGGGTCTTGAGGTCAATGATCTGGTGGCCGGCGCTTTGCTCACCGCAGACAGCGGTGACTGGGTGAGTTCCAGCGGTTTTGCCGCAGATGACTTACTGCAGGTGCTGGAATTTGACATTCCCCATCCTTTTTTTGCCGGTGAGGTGCTGGGCAAGCTCAAGTTGCTGCCAAACAACGAATACATTCAATCAAGGGCCACTGAGGTTGCACTCAAACAAGCTTGGATGTTGGTGCTTCAATCGGCATTGATTGCACTGCTTGTTTCCCTGTTGGTGCATAAAACCCTGACAGCGCCGTTAAATCGCCTGACCTCGAACTTTGAGAATATTAAGCCCGGTGACAATGACCCGC
This portion of the Shewanella amazonensis SB2B genome encodes:
- a CDS encoding type 2 periplasmic-binding domain-containing protein — its product is MKRLIISLIAWLLVCFPVRADDALYVVVNTTNGIENLSHHEVVDIFMGRDRTFPDGNKVTVFDNSSDTETRALFYRQLVNRSLAQVSSYWARLQFSARVTQPREIGQRQALLELMNSTPSGITFVKSTELDPALKVVYKFDP